A genome region from Lucilia cuprina isolate Lc7/37 chromosome 3, ASM2204524v1, whole genome shotgun sequence includes the following:
- the LOC111686460 gene encoding phosphorylase b kinase gamma catalytic chain, skeletal muscle/heart isoform: MLEATRQEISILRQVMGHPYIIDLQDVFESDAFVFLVFELCPKGELFDYLTSVVTLSEKKTRTIMRQIFEGVEYIHSKNIVHRDLKPENILLDENHNVKITDFGFARQLKEGEKLTDLCGTPGYLAPETLKCNMFEGSPGYGQEVDIWACGVIMFTLLVGCPPFWHRKQMVMLRNIMEGKYSFTSPEWADISEDPKDLIRKCLVVDPSQRITVQEVLHHPFFNQMLFEQNIDGLKRSLSTKSRRMSRITEIALQQYCGQTAPNSSIFLTPAGPAQSNNHQQQQQQQPNNSLMSSNQSMFCATQVPSNSTSIQNGNFMDYNNVSAAGVSTPGYYNMATTPQQNQQHHHNHHQLSSTSQLSNNCSVAITSSEFKYPQAGFFSFLFFTFYYYLKKYHFLAGFFF; this comes from the exons ATGCTAGAAGCAACAAGACAAGAAATCTCAATACTACGACAAGTTATGGGACATCCATATATAA TTGACCTACAAGATGTTTTTGAATCtgatgcttttgtttttttggtcTTTGAATTATGTCCAAAGGGTGAACTATTCGATTATTTAACTTCGGTAGTAACATTGTCGGAGAAAAAGACACGCACTATAATGAGACAAATATTTGAGGGTGTTGAGTATATACACTCGAAAAATATTGTACATAGAGACTTAAAacctgaaaatattttattagatgAAAATCATAATGTTAAAATTACGGATTTTGGTTTTGCGAGGCAGCTAAAAGAAGGCGAAAAATTAACGG ATCTTTGTGGCACTCCCGGCTATTTAGCTCCTGAAACCTTAAAATGTAATATGTTTGAGGGTAGTCCTGGTTATGGCCAGGAGGTGGATAT cTGGGCCTGTGGTGTTATTATGTTTACTTTACTAGTAGGTTGTCCTCCATTTTGGCACCGCAAACAAATGGTTATGTTGCGTAATATTATGGAGGGCAAATATAGTTTTACATCACCAGAATGGGCTGATATATCGG aGGATCCCAAAGACCTTATACGTAAATGTCTAGTCGTTGATCCTTCTCAGAGAATAACTGTACAGGAAGTATTACATCATCCATTCTTCAATCAAATG ttgttCGAGCAAAATATTGACGGTCTAAAACGCAGTCTTTCCACCAAGTCTAGGAGAATGAGTCGCATCACTGAAATAGCACTG caacaatactGTGGACAAACGGCACCTAATTCCTCAATATTCCTAACACCGGCTGGTCCGGCTCAAAGTAataatcatcaacaacaacaacaacaacaaccaaataaCTCCTTAATGTCTTCTAATCAAAGCATGTTTTGTGCTACACAAGTACCTTCAAACTCTACATCTATACAAAATGGCAATTTTATGGATTATAATAATGTCTCAGCAGCAGGCGTTAGTACACCGGGTTATTATAATATGGCTACTACTCCtcaacaaaatcaacaacatcatcataatcatcatcaatTATCCTCCACGTCTCAATTGTCTAATAATTGTTCTGTTGCAATAACATCATCTGAATTTAAATATCCCCAGGcaggttttttttcttttcttttttttactttctattattatttaaaaaaatatcattttctggccggtttttttttctaa